One genomic segment of Streptosporangiales bacterium includes these proteins:
- a CDS encoding acyl-CoA thioesterase: MARHRFRCPLRWGDMDRYGHVNNVVFVQYLEEARVDLFERLAQDGPWDMLTTGVLVAGHEIRYRRPLEHRSAPVPIDVWVTRIGAAAFDVAYEIHDGDHAVYATASTTLVPYDFAAARPRRLTADEKARLGAFGAES; encoded by the coding sequence GTGGCGCGGCACCGGTTCCGCTGTCCACTCCGCTGGGGAGACATGGACAGGTACGGGCACGTCAACAACGTGGTGTTCGTGCAGTACCTCGAGGAGGCGCGCGTCGACCTCTTCGAGCGCCTCGCGCAGGACGGCCCGTGGGACATGCTCACCACAGGCGTCCTGGTCGCGGGCCACGAGATCAGGTACCGGCGGCCGCTGGAGCACCGGTCCGCGCCGGTCCCGATCGACGTGTGGGTGACCAGGATCGGCGCGGCGGCGTTCGACGTGGCGTACGAGATCCACGACGGCGACCATGCGGTCTACGCGACCGCCTCCACGACGCTGGTGCCGTACGACTTCGCCGCCGCCCGCCCCCGCCGGCTGACCGCGGACGAGAAGGCCCGCCTCGGCGCGTTTGG
- the ettA gene encoding energy-dependent translational throttle protein EttA produces MPEYIYVFKRARKAHGEKVILDEVTLAFLPGAKIGVVGPNGAGKSTLLKVMAGVEDVSNGEATLSPGSSVGMLSQEPQLDETEDVLGNVQQSVRETRRLLDEYNAIAEKMATDYSDELLAQMGKLQEQLDHRDAWDLDSQLDMAMDALRCPPGDADVSTLSGGERRRVALCKLLLEQPDLLLLDEPTNHLDAESVQWLEQHLEKYPGTVVAVTHDRYFLDHVAGWILELDRGRTHVYEGNYQTYLEKKSARLKVEGQRDAKLKRRLTSELEWVRSGAKARQTKQKARLQRYDEMAREAESTRRLNFEEIQIPPGPRLGSVVVEAQGLTKGFDDRTLLGDVNFTLPPNGIVGVIGPNGVGKTTLFKMIVGDEQPDSGKLRLGDTVKLSYVDQNRAGIDGSKTVWQVVSDGLDHIKVGQVEIPSRAYVAGFGFKGPEQQKPAGILSGGERNRLNLALTLKIGGNLLLLDEPTNDLDVETLQSLENALLEFPGCAVITSHDRWFLDRVATHILAWEGDADDPSRWFWFEGNFDDYERNKVERLGAEAARPHRVTYRKLTRD; encoded by the coding sequence ATGCCCGAGTACATCTACGTCTTCAAGCGCGCCCGCAAGGCGCACGGCGAGAAGGTCATCCTCGACGAGGTGACGCTCGCGTTCCTCCCTGGCGCCAAGATCGGCGTCGTCGGTCCCAACGGCGCCGGCAAGTCGACGCTCCTCAAGGTCATGGCCGGCGTGGAGGACGTCAGCAACGGCGAGGCCACCCTGAGCCCGGGCTCGTCTGTCGGCATGCTGTCGCAGGAGCCGCAGCTCGACGAGACCGAGGACGTGCTGGGCAACGTCCAGCAGAGCGTCCGGGAGACCAGGCGCCTGCTCGACGAGTACAACGCGATCGCCGAGAAGATGGCCACCGACTACTCCGACGAGCTGCTCGCGCAGATGGGCAAGCTGCAGGAGCAGCTCGACCACCGCGACGCGTGGGACCTCGACTCGCAGCTCGACATGGCGATGGACGCGCTGCGCTGCCCGCCGGGCGACGCCGACGTCAGCACCCTGTCCGGCGGTGAACGGCGCCGCGTGGCGCTGTGCAAGCTGCTGCTCGAACAGCCCGACCTGTTGCTGCTCGACGAGCCGACGAACCACCTCGACGCCGAGAGCGTGCAGTGGCTCGAGCAGCACCTGGAGAAGTACCCCGGCACCGTCGTCGCCGTCACCCACGACAGGTACTTCCTCGACCACGTGGCCGGCTGGATCCTCGAGCTCGACCGCGGCCGCACGCACGTGTACGAGGGGAACTACCAGACCTACCTGGAGAAGAAGTCCGCACGTCTCAAGGTCGAGGGCCAGCGCGACGCCAAGCTCAAGCGCCGCCTGACCTCCGAGCTCGAGTGGGTGCGGTCGGGTGCCAAGGCGCGGCAGACCAAGCAGAAGGCACGCCTGCAGCGCTACGACGAGATGGCCCGCGAGGCCGAGTCGACCCGGCGGCTCAACTTCGAGGAGATCCAGATCCCGCCGGGTCCCCGCCTGGGCTCGGTGGTGGTGGAGGCGCAGGGGCTCACCAAGGGCTTCGACGATCGCACGCTGCTTGGCGACGTCAACTTCACCCTGCCGCCGAACGGCATCGTCGGCGTCATCGGGCCGAACGGCGTCGGCAAGACCACGCTGTTCAAGATGATCGTGGGCGACGAGCAGCCCGACAGCGGCAAGCTGAGGCTCGGCGACACGGTGAAGCTCTCGTACGTCGACCAGAACCGCGCCGGCATCGACGGCAGCAAGACGGTGTGGCAGGTGGTCTCCGACGGCCTCGACCACATCAAGGTGGGCCAGGTCGAGATCCCGAGCCGGGCGTACGTCGCCGGCTTCGGGTTCAAGGGTCCGGAGCAGCAGAAGCCGGCCGGCATCCTGTCCGGCGGCGAGCGTAACCGGCTCAACCTCGCGCTCACGCTCAAGATCGGCGGCAACCTGCTGCTGCTCGACGAGCCGACGAACGACCTCGACGTCGAGACGCTCCAGTCGCTCGAGAACGCCCTGCTCGAGTTCCCCGGCTGCGCGGTGATCACGAGCCACGACCGGTGGTTCCTCGACCGTGTCGCGACCCACATCCTCGCGTGGGAGGGCGACGCCGACGACCCGTCCCGCTGGTTCTGGTTCGAGGGCAACTTCGACGACTACGAGCGCAACAAGGTCGAGCGTCTGGGTGCCGAGGCGGCGCGCCCGCACCGGGTGACGTACCGCAAGCTCACCCGCGACTGA
- a CDS encoding isomerase, whose protein sequence is MRVTDVEVHVVNVPLRNPFASSFETKTGNTRTVVRLRTDDGLEGWGETMAGRPVAALVGELAAELLDRSPFDLEAFHRRVHMVPFFHGYLGYAAIAALDVACWDLIGKATGRPLVDLLGGRFRETVPLTALVTRADTGDAAPERLPETLAQHAARVVESTGFRAVKLKGTSDVRGDVAILRALRTALPDIALRVDPNAAWSVQDTVSAAAAIEELDLEYLEDPCAGIEGMSAVHERVRVPLCTNMCVVRFEDFAPAVRARAVDIVHGDVFKWGGVAVTKALAAHCETFSLGMNMHSGGELGVATAAHLALVGSTPVLDRSIDSMYYLHSDDIVTEPFTVAGGALAVPHAPGLGVTVDEDKLGHYAELNRTQGDLA, encoded by the coding sequence GTGCGGGTCACCGATGTCGAGGTCCACGTCGTCAACGTTCCCTTGCGCAACCCGTTCGCCAGCTCCTTCGAGACCAAGACCGGCAACACCAGGACGGTGGTGCGGCTGCGCACCGACGACGGCCTGGAGGGCTGGGGCGAGACGATGGCCGGCCGGCCGGTTGCCGCGCTCGTCGGGGAGCTCGCGGCCGAGCTGCTCGACCGGAGCCCGTTCGACCTCGAGGCGTTCCACCGGCGCGTGCACATGGTGCCGTTCTTCCACGGGTACCTGGGCTACGCGGCGATCGCGGCGCTCGACGTCGCCTGCTGGGACCTCATCGGCAAGGCCACCGGCCGGCCGCTCGTCGACCTGCTCGGCGGACGGTTCCGCGAGACCGTGCCGCTCACCGCACTGGTCACCCGCGCCGACACCGGCGACGCCGCCCCCGAGCGGCTGCCGGAGACCCTCGCACAGCACGCGGCGCGCGTCGTGGAGTCCACCGGGTTCCGCGCGGTCAAGCTGAAGGGCACGTCCGACGTACGCGGCGACGTCGCGATCCTGCGGGCGCTGCGCACCGCCCTCCCCGACATCGCGCTGCGCGTCGACCCCAACGCCGCGTGGTCGGTGCAGGACACCGTCAGCGCGGCCGCGGCCATCGAGGAGCTCGACCTGGAGTACCTCGAAGACCCGTGTGCGGGCATCGAGGGCATGAGCGCCGTCCACGAACGCGTGCGGGTGCCCCTCTGCACGAACATGTGCGTGGTGCGGTTCGAGGACTTCGCGCCCGCGGTCCGCGCCCGTGCGGTCGACATCGTGCACGGCGACGTCTTCAAGTGGGGCGGCGTTGCCGTCACCAAGGCGCTCGCTGCCCACTGCGAGACGTTCTCCCTCGGCATGAACATGCACAGCGGCGGCGAGCTCGGCGTCGCGACCGCGGCCCATCTCGCCCTGGTCGGCAGCACGCCGGTGCTCGACCGGTCCATCGACAGCATGTACTACCTGCACAGCGACGACATCGTCACCGAGCCGTTCACCGTCGCCGGCGGCGCGCTCGCGGTGCCGCACGCGCCGGGCCTCGGGGTCACCGTCGACGAGGACAAGCTGGGTCACTACGCCGAGCTCAACCGCACCCAGGGCGACCTCGCCTGA
- a CDS encoding M6 family metalloprotease domain-containing protein gives MTRGVVAAAAVATLGGALLQGTASASPPPAHDGNQGTSAKHRHDDLPDPKESKRRANKREALEKVLRGEVKTERRGESNVVKLGKGRYAQMSAPKTDQLFTILCEFGDQTDPRTGGEAGPVRNEIPAPDQKVDNSTYWEKDFSQDHFKKMFFGKTGESFADFYLKQSSGKYTVDGDVSAWVKVPYNEARYGSNEIPESDAYWNFVKDCSTAWFDNEKAQGKTDEEIKQYLATFDKWDRFDFDADGNFDEADGYIDHIQLIHAGEGEEAGGGAQGEDAIWSHRWSAFPNDATGPEFNQSGGTPIGDSGIFVRDYTTEPENGGLGVFAHEYGHDLGLPDLYDTQGGENGTGFWSLMSAGSWLGHGKGTIGTTPGYMGAWEKLQLGWLDYEVAVHDDTSKHTLGVAERTTANPQALVVVLPEKKVVTDYNKPASGEYEWWSGEGDELNNTLARSVDLTGATGATLSAKAWYDTEEGYDFGYVEASTDGGASWEKVGDPIDGSSDEKWTDLSYDLSAYAGKEVEVRFRYASDANTHGAGIFLDDFAVKAGDETVFSDDVESGTNGWTARGFTRMTGTNTEMKGRYYLAENRQYVDYDRTLKTGPYLYGHANSKPDWVQQFPYQNGLLITYWDETQADNNTSVHPGKGLVLPVDAHYKPITFSDGSLLSNRRQPFDATFGVERTDPIRLSNEVQKGEHWQVVVANVKAQPAVRTFDDSKPNAYWSGKNPQHSVKVAGVGVKIQVTGQTGGGNTMKVRVVPAK, from the coding sequence CTGACGAGGGGTGTGGTGGCCGCTGCGGCCGTCGCCACGCTCGGCGGTGCGTTGCTGCAGGGGACGGCGTCCGCGTCGCCGCCGCCCGCGCACGACGGCAACCAGGGCACGTCGGCCAAACATCGGCACGACGACCTCCCGGACCCCAAGGAGTCGAAGCGCCGCGCTAACAAGCGGGAGGCACTGGAGAAGGTGCTGCGCGGCGAGGTGAAGACCGAACGCCGCGGCGAGTCCAACGTCGTCAAGCTGGGCAAGGGCCGGTACGCCCAGATGTCCGCACCGAAGACCGACCAGCTCTTCACCATCCTGTGCGAGTTCGGCGACCAGACCGACCCGCGTACCGGTGGCGAGGCCGGCCCGGTGCGTAACGAGATCCCGGCGCCCGACCAGAAGGTCGACAACTCGACGTACTGGGAGAAGGACTTCAGCCAGGACCACTTCAAGAAGATGTTCTTCGGCAAGACCGGCGAGTCCTTCGCCGACTTCTACCTCAAGCAGTCCTCGGGCAAGTACACCGTCGACGGCGACGTGAGCGCCTGGGTGAAGGTGCCGTACAACGAGGCCCGCTACGGCTCCAACGAGATCCCCGAGTCCGACGCCTACTGGAACTTCGTCAAGGACTGCAGCACCGCCTGGTTCGACAACGAGAAGGCCCAGGGCAAGACCGACGAGGAGATCAAGCAGTACCTCGCCACGTTCGACAAGTGGGACCGCTTCGACTTCGACGCCGACGGCAACTTCGACGAGGCCGACGGCTACATCGACCACATCCAGCTGATCCACGCGGGTGAGGGCGAGGAGGCAGGCGGCGGCGCCCAGGGTGAGGACGCGATCTGGTCGCACCGCTGGTCCGCGTTCCCCAACGACGCGACCGGCCCCGAGTTCAACCAGAGCGGCGGCACGCCGATCGGCGACAGCGGCATCTTCGTCCGCGACTACACGACCGAGCCGGAGAACGGCGGTCTCGGCGTGTTCGCGCACGAGTACGGCCACGACCTCGGCCTGCCCGACCTGTACGACACCCAGGGCGGCGAGAACGGCACCGGGTTCTGGTCGCTGATGTCGGCGGGCTCGTGGCTGGGCCACGGAAAGGGCACCATCGGCACGACGCCGGGCTACATGGGCGCGTGGGAGAAGCTGCAGCTCGGCTGGCTCGACTACGAGGTCGCGGTGCACGACGACACGTCGAAGCACACGCTCGGCGTGGCCGAACGCACGACAGCCAACCCGCAGGCCCTCGTGGTGGTGCTGCCGGAGAAGAAGGTCGTCACCGACTACAACAAACCAGCCTCGGGCGAGTACGAGTGGTGGAGCGGTGAGGGCGACGAGCTGAACAACACGCTCGCCAGGTCCGTCGACCTGACCGGTGCCACCGGGGCGACGCTGTCGGCCAAGGCCTGGTACGACACCGAGGAGGGTTACGACTTCGGCTACGTCGAGGCGTCCACCGACGGCGGCGCCTCGTGGGAGAAGGTCGGCGACCCGATCGACGGCTCGTCCGACGAGAAGTGGACCGACCTCTCGTACGACCTCTCGGCGTACGCCGGCAAGGAGGTCGAGGTCAGGTTCCGCTACGCCTCCGACGCCAACACCCACGGCGCGGGCATCTTCCTCGACGACTTCGCGGTCAAGGCCGGTGACGAGACGGTCTTCTCCGACGACGTCGAGAGCGGCACCAACGGCTGGACGGCTCGGGGATTCACCCGGATGACCGGGACGAACACCGAGATGAAGGGTCGCTACTACCTCGCCGAGAACCGGCAGTACGTCGACTACGACAGGACCCTGAAGACCGGTCCGTACCTGTACGGTCACGCGAACTCCAAGCCCGACTGGGTGCAGCAGTTCCCGTACCAGAACGGCCTGCTGATCACCTACTGGGACGAGACCCAGGCCGACAACAACACCAGCGTCCATCCGGGCAAGGGCCTGGTCCTCCCGGTCGACGCGCACTACAAGCCGATCACCTTCAGCGACGGGTCGCTGCTGAGCAACCGCAGGCAGCCGTTCGACGCGACCTTCGGCGTCGAGCGCACCGACCCGATCAGGCTGAGCAACGAGGTCCAGAAGGGCGAGCACTGGCAGGTGGTCGTGGCCAACGTCAAGGCGCAGCCGGCCGTCAGGACGTTCGACGACAGCAAGCCGAACGCCTACTGGTCGGGCAAGAACCCGCAGCACTCGGTGAAGGTCGCCGGCGTCGGCGTCAAGATCCAGGTCACGGGGCAGACCGGTGGTGGCAACACCATGAAGGTGCGGGTCGTGCCCGCGAAGTAG